In Longimicrobium sp., the genomic window CCCAGGTGCAGTGCCCGGCGTGCGGCACCCGCGGAAAGTGGAGCGAGCCGCGCCAGTTCAACCTGATGTTCAAGACGTTCATGGGCCCGGTGGAGGAGGACGCATCCACCGTGTACCTGCGGCCCGAGACGGCGCAGGGGATATTCGTGAACTTCCTGAACGTGCAGACCAGCGCACGCCAGCGGGTGCCGTTCGGGATCGCGCAGATCGGCAAGGCCTTTCGCAACGAGATCACGCCCGGGAACTTCACCTTCCGGACACGCGAGTTCGAGCAGATGGAGATGCAGTTCTTTGTGAAGCCCGAGACCGCCGGCGAGTGGTTCGAGCGGTGGCGCGAGGAGCGCTTCCGCTGGCATACCGAGGTGCTGGGGCTCTCGGCGGACCGCCTCCGCTACCACCCACACGAGAAGCTGGCGCACTATGCCGCCGCGGCGGGCGACGTGGAGTTCCACTTCGGCGGCACCATCGGCGAGGGGGGGTGGGGCGAGATCGAGGGGATCCACAACCGCACCGACTTCGACCTGACGAAGCACCAGGAGTTCTCGGGGAAGAAGCTGCAGTACGTGGACACGGCGACGAACGAGAAGTACATCCCGTACATCATCGAGACCTCGGTGGGCGCGGACCGCGCGACGCTCGCCGTGATGGCCAACGCGTACCGCGAGGAGGAGGTGGAGGGGGAAACGCGGGTGGTGCTGGGGATCAAGCCGTCGCTGGCGCCGCTCAAGGTGGGCGTGTTCCCGCTGGTGAAAAAGGATGGAATGCCGGACCGCGCCGCCGCGATCCACCAGGACCTCCGCCGGCGCGGCATCCCCAGCTTCTACGACGAGGCCGGGGCCATCGGCCGGCGCTACCGGCGGCAGGACGAGGCCGGCACGCCGTTCTGCATCACCGTCGACGGCGAGACGATGGAGCAGGGCACCGTCACCGTCCGCGACCGGGATACGATGCAGCAGTCGCGCATCTCGCAGGACGAGATCGCGGGGTTCCTGGAGGAAAGGATTCGCTGACGTTCGGAGAACCGAAACTTCGGCCCGCTGCGATGATGTCGTGGCGGGCCGATGTTTTTACCGCGTTTCACACAGAGCCACGGAGGGTAACGGAAAGAACAGAAGAAGGGGTTCTCTGTGCCTTTCCGTTCCCCTCCCCATCTCTGTGTGAGGCCCCTTTACGCGAGGGGCTTGCGGGCGGCGACGAGGATGCGCGCACCGTCCAGGCGCTCCGGAGAGCGCGCGGCGTAGCTGTTGAAGGTGCGCGGGTCTTCGAATCCCGCCGCGTCGAGGTGGTGCTGGAGATCGGGAAGTGTAGTTATCCCGTAGCTGTGGACCAGGCGGGCTTCCGACTGGCCGCTGTGGGCATGAACGTACTCGTCGGTGGTGGTAAAGGTGGCGGCATGGAAGTCGATGTGCTGGATGCGGTTGAGCGTCACCGTCTCACCCTGTATTTCAAAGGTGTAGGGCTGGGGCGGGCGGTGGTTCTTGAGGATCCAGAGGAAGTTGGGGAGGTCGAGGAACACCACGCCGCCCGGCTTCAGCGCACGGTGGATGCGCCGGAGTGCATCGGCGCGCTCGGCGGGGGTGACCAGGTGCGCGAAGGAGCTGTTGACGGCGATGACGAGGTCGAACTCGTTGGCCTGGTCGATGTCCAGGAAGCCGCCCTGGAGGACGCTCACGCGGCGGCTCGACTGGGCGATGGAGCGGGCGGAGGCGACGAAGTCGGGGTGGGGCTCCATCCCGGTGACCTGCCAGCGCAGACGGTCGAGGGGGGCGAGAAGACGGCCGGGGCCGCACCCCGCATCCAGCACGTACAGCGGCTGCGGAAGCTCGTACGCGGAGGCCAGCTCGCGCAGGAACTCCACGATGTGCGCCGGATCGGAGTCCGACGCGATGTACAGTTCGGCGAGGTCTGGCATCGAGGTCTCGGCGGTTGAGGTTGCGAGTGGAAGCTCGCCTGCGCGGAGTGTGCCCCTCGCCGTACGCGGGTTGCGGCGGTATAGTGTCGCGAGAGGCCGCGGCGGGAACGGGACGTGCGGCTAGGACCGGCATCAGAAGGGCGGGCGTGGTCCCGCACGGCTCACCACAGGTACGGGAGGAAGCATGCGCAGGGAAGAGGGCGACGATCAGGACCACGATCAGGAAGAAGACCAGACAGCAAACGAGAAGTCGGCTTCGGCGCTTACCGAGAGCGTGCGCGACCGGCTGTTCAAGAACCGCACGCTCATCATCAGCGGCGCCATCAACCAGCAGCTCGTCTCCAACGTCATGGGGCAGCTCCTGGCGATGGCCTCCGATTCGGACGAGCCGATCAACATCTTCATCAACTCGCAGGG contains:
- a CDS encoding glycine--tRNA ligase, with amino-acid sequence MADTELMDKLVSLSKRRGYVFQSSEIYGGTGSVWDYGPLGVELKRNVKEAWWRAMVHERDDIEGLDAAILMHPRVWEASGHVANFTDPLVECGNCHRRYREDTLQEQAGTKEMPQVQCPACGTRGKWSEPRQFNLMFKTFMGPVEEDASTVYLRPETAQGIFVNFLNVQTSARQRVPFGIAQIGKAFRNEITPGNFTFRTREFEQMEMQFFVKPETAGEWFERWREERFRWHTEVLGLSADRLRYHPHEKLAHYAAAAGDVEFHFGGTIGEGGWGEIEGIHNRTDFDLTKHQEFSGKKLQYVDTATNEKYIPYIIETSVGADRATLAVMANAYREEEVEGETRVVLGIKPSLAPLKVGVFPLVKKDGMPDRAAAIHQDLRRRGIPSFYDEAGAIGRRYRRQDEAGTPFCITVDGETMEQGTVTVRDRDTMQQSRISQDEIAGFLEERIR
- a CDS encoding class I SAM-dependent methyltransferase — encoded protein: MPDLAELYIASDSDPAHIVEFLRELASAYELPQPLYVLDAGCGPGRLLAPLDRLRWQVTGMEPHPDFVASARSIAQSSRRVSVLQGGFLDIDQANEFDLVIAVNSSFAHLVTPAERADALRRIHRALKPGGVVFLDLPNFLWILKNHRPPQPYTFEIQGETVTLNRIQHIDFHAATFTTTDEYVHAHSGQSEARLVHSYGITTLPDLQHHLDAAGFEDPRTFNSYAARSPERLDGARILVAARKPLA